In the Flavobacterium pallidum genome, one interval contains:
- a CDS encoding DUF262 domain-containing protein, producing MEQLSIKDIIKKKNLIVPEIQREYVWGLISNQILEEFLQDIIIGLKDSKKHEGLKKEALDNKIKSIFEEKGSDGLAEIQKIKDEFHAEKAMDIGFLYTYRPNYINNDEIADLFLIDGQQRFTSLFLLCFYLSIKLKKKDLFLKDIRFDKSRKSLAFNYRVRNLTQDFMLDLINNSNTIDDLNSLSKKTWYLENYKNDTTIKSINEGFQTINRLCFSMDEADYDFILNRVRFWHFNTNATSQGEELYITMNSRGKAISDNENIRALLFEEIEDKTTVITWGRKWEIWQDLFWKKKGNNSNADRGFDSFLMCIAGLENYLADDKSRFVSHLDYLNNKISIRFISNSLSLEKIEKYYDGFVKLKTLAKTFKSHYSNIDWLQKAIGEIWIILNSKTNWFADFNDANRTTEQRRMVFIWSLLLYLSDEKINESFTDEIFRMLRIYYLRFNNNVRSVVQIKKDVEGLLHDGVWQFEFGREREEENLKHRALLNSNSQVIREMEQIIWELEDHRYNLDGSDMNSINSSHLIDYTRSLAIENLSLIKQSYFEFVKFNEKKAINLLISYGPFWQKVTPNYYYNYRFNNWRRTIRDNVFKIFFKEFLMGGLTIEKFYQNRLDQITIEYEEDSEDLHYQLVWYVKNIDAEKMWDEGFYISISGDNYNALHKINGHRKDKYFKKSKKIFNTKGNLNGGNPNLLSKLVKAT from the coding sequence ACGTGAATATGTTTGGGGATTGATAAGTAACCAAATATTAGAAGAATTCCTTCAAGACATAATTATTGGACTCAAAGATTCAAAAAAACATGAGGGTTTAAAAAAGGAGGCATTAGATAATAAAATCAAATCAATCTTTGAAGAAAAAGGCAGTGATGGCTTAGCTGAAATTCAAAAAATTAAAGATGAGTTTCATGCAGAAAAAGCAATGGACATTGGATTTCTTTATACATATAGGCCCAACTACATTAATAATGATGAGATAGCCGATTTATTTTTAATTGATGGACAACAGCGATTTACTTCGCTTTTTTTACTTTGTTTTTATCTCTCGATAAAATTAAAGAAAAAGGATTTATTCCTTAAAGATATTAGATTTGATAAAAGCCGAAAAAGCCTGGCGTTTAATTATAGGGTGAGAAATCTGACTCAGGATTTTATGTTAGATCTTATTAATAATTCAAATACTATCGATGACCTAAACTCATTATCTAAAAAAACCTGGTATTTAGAGAATTATAAAAACGACACTACAATAAAATCTATCAATGAAGGCTTTCAGACCATCAATAGATTGTGTTTTAGTATGGATGAAGCGGACTATGATTTTATATTAAATCGTGTTAGGTTTTGGCACTTTAATACTAACGCAACATCCCAAGGTGAGGAACTTTACATTACTATGAATTCAAGGGGAAAAGCAATTAGTGATAATGAAAATATTCGCGCCCTTCTTTTTGAAGAAATTGAAGATAAAACAACGGTAATAACGTGGGGAAGAAAATGGGAAATTTGGCAGGATTTATTTTGGAAAAAAAAAGGTAATAATTCAAATGCGGATAGAGGATTTGATAGTTTTTTAATGTGCATTGCAGGCTTAGAAAATTATTTAGCAGACGACAAGTCCAGATTCGTTTCACACTTAGATTATTTAAATAATAAAATATCTATTCGGTTTATTTCCAATAGTTTAAGCTTAGAAAAAATAGAGAAGTATTACGATGGATTTGTAAAACTTAAGACTTTAGCTAAAACTTTTAAAAGTCATTACAGCAATATAGATTGGTTGCAAAAGGCAATCGGAGAAATTTGGATAATTTTGAATTCCAAAACCAATTGGTTTGCGGATTTCAATGATGCTAACAGAACGACGGAACAAAGGAGAATGGTGTTTATCTGGTCATTATTATTGTATCTGTCTGATGAGAAAATTAATGAAAGTTTTACAGATGAAATTTTCAGAATGCTCCGAATTTACTATTTGCGCTTTAATAACAATGTAAGAAGTGTAGTTCAAATCAAAAAGGATGTTGAAGGATTGTTACACGACGGTGTATGGCAATTTGAATTCGGACGGGAACGTGAAGAAGAAAATCTTAAGCACAGAGCGTTGTTAAATTCGAACTCACAGGTTATTCGCGAGATGGAACAAATCATTTGGGAGTTAGAAGACCATAGATATAACCTTGACGGAAGTGATATGAACAGTATTAATAGTAGTCACCTTATTGATTATACACGCTCCTTGGCTATAGAAAATTTGTCTTTGATAAAGCAGAGTTATTTTGAATTCGTTAAATTCAACGAAAAAAAGGCAATTAATTTATTAATAAGTTATGGGCCGTTTTGGCAAAAGGTCACTCCAAATTATTATTACAACTACAGATTTAATAATTGGCGCAGAACAATTCGAGATAATGTTTTTAAAATATTTTTTAAGGAATTCTTGATGGGAGGTTTAACTATCGAGAAATTTTATCAAAATCGTTTAGATCAGATTACAATCGAGTATGAGGAAGATTCTGAAGATTTGCATTATCAGCTTGTCTGGTATGTTAAAAATATAGACGCGGAAAAAATGTGGGATGAGGGATTTTATATTTCAATTTCTGGAGATAATTATAATGCGTTACATAAGATAAATGGTCACCGCAAGGACAAATATTTTAAAAAGTCAAAAAAAATATTTAATACAAAAGGTAATCTAAACGGCGGAAATCCTAACTTGTTATCCAAACTAGTTAAAGCAACTTAA